The nucleotide window GAATCAATGCTCCGAATGAAGATCCTACAAGCTTTCGTGCAATGTGCGGTGCCATCAAACCGACAAATCCGACGCCCCCCACGAAAGCCACTGCACCGCCAGCCAGCGCTGTACTGAAAAGCAATAGGATTAGGCGGTCCTTTTGTACAACACTTCCAAACCCTCTTGCAAGGTCTTCACCAAGCTCTTGTACGTTCAACCTACGTGCATACATCCAAACAAATAAAAGGAAGATGAGAATCCATGGTGTTAATGTCTTCACCTGATTCCAGTTGGCGCCATTCACACTACCGGTTATCCAGATTTGTGCCTGAGTCGCCAAATACAACGGCCCGAATAGGATCATCATGTTCGTCAGCGCCTGCATCGCTGCTGCAAGACCGATGCCAATCAGTACAAGGCGTACAGGATTGACGCCATTTTTCCATGAAAAAATATAGACAAGGAAACCTAGTAATGTCGCCCCGATAAATGCAGCGACCGGCATCCAGTGGATACTCACAGTCAAAGCGTTGCCTCTTCCGCTGAACACTGTTAAGAACGTGACTGCAGCCAATGAAGCTCCCCCTGTGATCCCTATGATATCAGGGGAAGCAAGCGGATTTCGGATAATCCCTTGTAAAATCGCCCCAGATACGGCTAACGCCATTCCAGCAATCAACGCCAATAAGATCCGCGGCAGCCGGAAAGACTTGATGACAAGTTCATTCATCGAGTCCCCCATCCCGAGTAACGTCTTTACTACATCAACTGGATGGATCTGCATCTGCCCTGTGCCGACACTGATGACCAAAAGCACTAGTGTGAGGACAGTCAGCAACATAATGTATAAGACAGCTTTTTTATCTAGTAAAAAGGACATCCATTTCGTACGTAAGGGGTGGTATTTACTCACAGTCTATTCAACCCCCTTCTTGCGATGTAGATGAAGAATGGCGTACCAATAAGCGCAGTCATAACTCCGACAGGCACTTCCTTCGGCATGATGACATACCGTGCACCAATATCAGCGAGCAAAAGTAATATAGCGCCTAACAATCCGCTGTAAGGAATGATCCATTTGTAATTGATGCCTACAAGCCCTCTTGCAATATGAGGGATAACGATGCCAATGAAACCGATTGGACCTGCTATCGCAACGGCAGAACCCGCAAGCAATACGATGACCACTGCTGCACTGATCTTGACAAGGACCGTATTTTGACCAAGTCCCGCTGCCACATCGTCCCCCATCGAAAGTGTATTCATCTGCCCAGTAATCAACAAGGACCCTATCCAGCCAATGATCAGATACGGCAGCATTGCAGTCAGGATGCCGAGCTTTCGTCCCTCAATGGAACCGGTCAGCCAAAACAGAACTTCCTCCAACGCTTTTTCGTCCAATGCAAGCATGCCCTGCGTCATGGAAGCGAACATCGCTGCCATCGCCGCTCCAGCAAGCGTCAATTTTACAGGTGTGAGTCCGTCCCTTCCTAATGAGCCAAGTAAGTAGACAATTAAGGAAGTGACCATTGCACCGAAGAAAGCGATCCACGCAAATTGATGGATTGATGATATGGAAAAGAACGTGACTGCAAGAACGATGAAAAAACCAGCTCCGGCATTAATACCGAATATACTCGGTGATGCCAATGGATTCCTTGTGATCCCCTGCATCAACGCCCCTGCTATCGCCAGACTTGCGCCGACTGCAGCTCCAATGAGCGCCCGCGGCACACGGCTTTCCTGTATGATGATATGTTCATTAGAGCCATCAAACTGGGTAAATGATTGGATGACCATCCCCCAATTGACGCTAGTATAACCGTAAACGACACTGCACCCGATGAAAAAGACGACTAAGAAGATCCCTGCGAGGAGACCGACCAACTTTTTCACATTCGTATTTAAAAGTTCCCTCATATGTATAAACCTTTCTTTTTATAACGTTTCCTATTTAAGTCTATTCTTGCTGGGCTTAACTGTCAATGATAATCATTATCAATTTCTTATTGACAAGGGGATAAAACAGTTATAAACTACTAATTGTGAATGAGATTCATTATCAATAAAACATTCGGGAGGATATTACATATGCAAAAATTGAAAGGTTTCAGCTTATTTGCACTTATGTTAACATTCGTTGTTGCACTAGCAGCATGCGGAGGCGGATCTGGAGAAGGATCTGAAGAAAAGAAAGACGGAGATAAATCGAAATCTACTATTACCGTAGAACATGCTATGGGAAAAACGAAAGTCCCAGAAAAACCTGAAAGAGTCGTCATCCTTACAAACGAAGGAACAGAAGCCCTACTTTCTATGGGCGTGAAGCCAGTGGGCGCTGTTCAATCTTGGCTTGGTGATCCTTGGTATGACCATATTGCTGACGACATGGAAGGTGTAGAAGTCGTCGGTACAGAAAGTGATATCAACCTTGAAAAGATCGCTTCATTGAATCCTGATCTAATCATCGGAAACAAAATGCGCCAGGAAAAGTTTTATGATCAATTGAACGATATTGCACCAACAGTATTCTCAGAGCAATTACGTGGAGACTGGAAAATCAATTTCAAGCTTTATGCAAAGGCACTGAATAAACAAGAAGAAGGTAAAAAAGTGTTGGCTGATTTCGACCAACGTATTGAAGATATCAAACAAAAGCTTGGCGACAAGGTAAACCAGGAAGTGTCAGTAGTCCGTTTCTTGGCAGGAAATTCACGTATTTATTTTAAGGATTCATTCTCTGGCGTCATCCTGGAGCAAATCGGTTTCCAACGTCCTGAGTCACAAGACAAACCTGATTTTGCAGAAGAAGTGACGAAGGAACGTATTCCGGACATGGAAGGTGACATCCTCTTCTACTTCACCTATGAAACGGGTGATAAAGAAGCGTCAAAAACAGAGGAAGAATGGACGAATGACACACTGTGGAAGAACCTTGATGTCGTAAAAGAAGGCAACGCCCACCGTGTTAGCGACGCAATTTGGAATACTGCCGGCGGTGTAAAAGCAGCGAACCTGACATTGGATGACATTGAAAAACACTTTAAAATCGAAGAGTAATTAGCCTTACTAAGAACGTGCAGCCGAAATGCGGCTGCACGTTTTTTTATTGTTTCGCTCTGTTAATATATTGGCGAAATTACTCCCTTTCCGCGGGTCAAGAAAAGCGGAAGCGATCCGGTTAGGCACGTAGGACACTGGAAAACTGACGAGGAGGCTTTCGCCGCCGCAGGAAGTTTGAAGTGATCCAAGTGACTGGTCGCTAAGCTGGACATCACTTCTTCGCATTCACCTACTTCCGCAAGCCTCCTCGCTCACTTGCACAGGATCTCAACACAAAAATGAAATCATTTTCGTGTTGAGATGAGAATTCTAAGAAGCTTTCCTTATGCTGTCTTCGACGATCACCACACGACGTACTTGTACAGGATGTACTGACTTCGACGTTCACCATAGGATGTGGTGGTATTTAGTCGAAGTTCATTATTATAGTCGAAGATCCTTAATTCCCTGCGGGGTCTTGCCAGGCTCACTTTCCCGCAGGAGGGTCGTAAATTTCGCTCGGAAGAAATTTCTTAAACCAATCAAAATTACCATTAACGCTGAACTCCTTTTTCTGGTACAAATGTAGGAGTTATAAGGGTGCGATACAAATTTAGTTTATCACTAATACTGTAGGGAAATAGGATTACTAACCTACTTAATAGAGGATGGTGGAAACAATGAAGGCTGTAACTTTTCAAGGGAAAGAGAAGATGCAAGTCAAAAAAATAGAAGATCCGACTATCCAAGAGAATACGGATATGATTGTCAGAATAACAGCAAGCGGTATTTGTGGATCTGACCTTCACCTTTATAAAGGCGGAATTGAACCTGAACAAGACTATGTTGTCGGCCATGAGCCAATGGGAATTGTAGAAGAAGTAGGCTCTGAGGTTAAGAGATTGAAAAAGGGAGATCGAGTCGTCATCCCTTTCAATATCGGTTGCGGAGATTGCTTCTTCTGTAATAACCAGATGGAAAGCCAATGTGACAACTCGAACCCTCATGGGGAACCAGGCGGTCTATTCGGTTTTACTGAACTGTTTGGAAATCATCCTGGTGGGCAAGCCGAGTACTTGAGAGTTCCCTATGCAGACTTCACCTCTTTCAAAGTTCCCGAATCAAGTGAACTGGATGATGAAAGTGTATTATTCCTATCCGATGTCATCCCCACCTCCTACTGGAGTGTCGAACATAGTGGTGTAAAAAAGGGAGATACGGTAGTCGTTCTGGGTAGTGGTCCAATCGGGTTGATGACTCAGAAATTCGCCTGGTTGAAAGGCGCAAAAAGAGTTATAGCGGTCGATCAAGTCGATCATCGACTCGAACATGCCCGTAAAACGAACCAAGTCGAAACCTATAACTTTGAAGAACACGAGGAAATCGGCTCTCTCTTGCACGAAAAAACAGAAGGCGGAGCTGATGTTGTCATTGATTGCGTCGGTATGGACGGCACCGTTCCACCTAACAAAGAATTCGGTTCTGATCGGGATAATCAATTTGGAACCATCAGCCCGATTGTGACAGCTTCTGAGTCTGTTAGAAAGTTCGGAACTGTGCAATTGACAGGTGTATACGGTACAGAAGCCAACAACTTCCCGCTAGGTGATTTTTTCAGCAGAAACGTTTCATTGAAGATGGGACAGGCACCCGTCATCCATCTGATGCCAAAATTGTATGAAATGATCGAAGACAAAACCTTCGATCCAACGGATATCATCACTCATAAGATTCCGTTGGAAGACGCGGCCAAAGGCTATGACATTTTTGATAAAAAAGAGGATGAAAATATCAAAGTCGTGTTGCAGCCGTGAATATGATTTGAGTAATAAAGGGGCTGTCCTAAAAAAGTGTGTCAGACACCTCCAACAGAGCATTTTGTATCAAAACCATGATTTTTCTCAAAATGTTGTTAAGTTCGGAGAGACTCAGACACTTTTTGGACAGCCCCCTTTAGTCTTGTGGGTTAATGATTGCCAATACTTGATGATCTTCCCATTTCCCATTGATTTTCACATTTTTTCTGGCTATGCCTTCTTTATGGAAACCAGCTTTCTCCAGCACACGGATTGAACCGATGTTATGTGGCATGACCCCGGCTTCGATCCGATGCAGGTTTAATTCGTCAAATGCATACTTGACAATCAATTTCACCGCTTCTGTCATATACCCTTTGCCATTATGTTCCTGATCGAGGAAATATCCAATAAAAGCACCTTGAAGAGAACCGCGTAGGACTTGGAATAAATCGATTGTTCCGATTAAAGTATCCTCATCATTCTTGTAGACTCCGAAGTGATAACCTAGATCCTTCTCCCTGTTTTCATTGAATTGACGTATTCGTTCCTTTTGCCCCTCTATTGTGTAATAATCTTCACTCCGGCTCATCGAAAATTGTTGGAAGAAATCGCTGTTCCTGACGTTTAAGTCGTGTAGCGCCTCGACTTCTTTTAATGCAATTGGTTTGAGATATACCTTATCCCCTTTAAACATACCTATCCCCCATTTCCGCTTCATTAAGAATTCGAATCCGATTCATCATTTTCAACATAATGTTTGAGCATATTGAGTTTGTTTTCCCAGAACTTTTCATAATAAGCAAGCCAATCCTTTACTTCTTTTAATGGTTCGGGATGTAGCTGATAGATTTTATTCCTTCCTGATTTCCTTCCCATAACCAGGTTTGCTTCTGAAAGAATCCGCAAATGCTTTGAAACCGCTGTACGAGTCATGTCAAAGTGCTCCGTCAATTCGTGGAGAGCCCGATCATTCTGGGAAAGAAGCTTCAATAACTCTCGCCTTGTCGGATCAGCTACTGCTTGAAAGACATCATGTTTAGGAGCTGCTGCCATGGTCCTTTACACCTCAACATATTCTTTAAGTCTCGGAAGTACTGCCTCTCTCCAACCATGATCCATTCGTTCTCTGACATCTGCATGCGTGTCACCGGTTTCTGTAACTTTCGTTTCGTCCCAACCGGCATGGATCAATGTAAACTCTGTTTTCCCTTCTAAATCTTTGAGTTCGAAAGTGACATGCCAATCCTTTCCCCATGAGAAACTGAGGCGATTCGGCGGATTGAGTTCTGTCACTTTACACGGTGAGATTCCATACGGGGAATGCAGGGAAAATTCATGTCCGAGTTCAGCCTTAAAATCGTTTGGCATGAACCACTCGGCGATCCCCTCGGAAGTTGCCACTGCTTCCCAAACCTTTTGGATTGGTGCGTTGAACACAGATGATTGTTTGATTGTCTCTACTGTCATTTCATTTCCTCCTATAAAAGAAACCTTTTGGTTTCATATAAATTATAAGTAACCTTTTGGTTTCATGTCAACCTTCTAGATTGCTTGTTTTTTTACTTAAGGCTTTGTTATACTTTATTGTTGATTTTGGCGAAGTTAACTCCCTTTCCGCGGGCTCAAGAAAAGCGAAAGTGACCCGGTTAGGCACATAGGTCACTGGAAAACTGACGAGGAGGCTGTCGACGACGCAGGAAGTTTGAAGTGATCCAAGTGACTGGTCGCTGAGCTAGACATCACTTCTTTGCATTCACCTACTTCCGCAAGCCTCCTCTCGGAGTACCTTGCTGTGGGGTCTTGCCTGGATTGCTTTTCCTGCAGGAGTGTCGCAAATTTCTCTTCAATCAAACTTAGTCAGAAATCAACAGTATTATTTAACAAAGCCTTATTTTAAAATACAGTTAAAGTAAACAATGAAACTCAAGGAGAGTATCTATGAAACGTATTCTTATCGTGGATGATGAAAAGAAGATTAGAGATGTCATTTCTTCCTATCTCCACAAAGAAGGTTACGTGACGGTAGAAGCCGATTCCGGAAACGAGGCTTTGAAAGTCCTCAAAGCTACACCAATTGATTTTCTCATCCTAGATTTGATGCTTCCAGATCGATCAGGTGAGGAAGTTTGTCGTACCATTCGCCAGGAACATTCCCTACCAATTTTGATGTTGACGGCGAAAGTGAAAGAAGACGATAAAATCCAAGGGTTGTCTATCGGTGCAGATGATTATATGGTTAAACCATTCAGCCCAAGAGAGCTAATCATGCGAGTAAAAACCATCCTTCGACGTGCAAACGACGATCAACTTTTAGCCGAACGAATCTCCTACAATGATGGGAATCTGACAATAGATCAAGCAAATCATACTGTACGTTTCCAAGGGGAAAACCTTTCATTGACCCCGAATGAGTTCAAACTTCTTGTCGTTCTCGCAAAACATCCTGGGCGGATATATACCAGAAATGAACTAATTGAAAAAGTGTTAGGTTTTGATTTTGAAGGGGATACGAGGACCATCGATCAGCATGTCAAAAATCTCCGTTATAAAATTGAAAGAAACCCAAAAGAACCTGCTTATATCACTACTATTTATGGTATTGGGTATAAGTTTACAGGAGGCAGAAC belongs to Alkalihalobacillus sp. TS-13 and includes:
- a CDS encoding iron ABC transporter permease — translated: MSKYHPLRTKWMSFLLDKKAVLYIMLLTVLTLVLLVISVGTGQMQIHPVDVVKTLLGMGDSMNELVIKSFRLPRILLALIAGMALAVSGAILQGIIRNPLASPDIIGITGGASLAAVTFLTVFSGRGNALTVSIHWMPVAAFIGATLLGFLVYIFSWKNGVNPVRLVLIGIGLAAAMQALTNMMILFGPLYLATQAQIWITGSVNGANWNQVKTLTPWILIFLLFVWMYARRLNVQELGEDLARGFGSVVQKDRLILLLFSTALAGGAVAFVGGVGFVGLMAPHIARKLVGSSFGALIPASALVGALLVMGADLIARTAFAPLEVPAGVFTAALGAPYFIYLLYRSRNK
- a CDS encoding iron ABC transporter permease, which codes for MRELLNTNVKKLVGLLAGIFLVVFFIGCSVVYGYTSVNWGMVIQSFTQFDGSNEHIIIQESRVPRALIGAAVGASLAIAGALMQGITRNPLASPSIFGINAGAGFFIVLAVTFFSISSIHQFAWIAFFGAMVTSLIVYLLGSLGRDGLTPVKLTLAGAAMAAMFASMTQGMLALDEKALEEVLFWLTGSIEGRKLGILTAMLPYLIIGWIGSLLITGQMNTLSMGDDVAAGLGQNTVLVKISAAVVIVLLAGSAVAIAGPIGFIGIVIPHIARGLVGINYKWIIPYSGLLGAILLLLADIGARYVIMPKEVPVGVMTALIGTPFFIYIARRGLNRL
- a CDS encoding ABC transporter substrate-binding protein; translated protein: MQKLKGFSLFALMLTFVVALAACGGGSGEGSEEKKDGDKSKSTITVEHAMGKTKVPEKPERVVILTNEGTEALLSMGVKPVGAVQSWLGDPWYDHIADDMEGVEVVGTESDINLEKIASLNPDLIIGNKMRQEKFYDQLNDIAPTVFSEQLRGDWKINFKLYAKALNKQEEGKKVLADFDQRIEDIKQKLGDKVNQEVSVVRFLAGNSRIYFKDSFSGVILEQIGFQRPESQDKPDFAEEVTKERIPDMEGDILFYFTYETGDKEASKTEEEWTNDTLWKNLDVVKEGNAHRVSDAIWNTAGGVKAANLTLDDIEKHFKIEE
- a CDS encoding zinc-dependent alcohol dehydrogenase; translation: MKAVTFQGKEKMQVKKIEDPTIQENTDMIVRITASGICGSDLHLYKGGIEPEQDYVVGHEPMGIVEEVGSEVKRLKKGDRVVIPFNIGCGDCFFCNNQMESQCDNSNPHGEPGGLFGFTELFGNHPGGQAEYLRVPYADFTSFKVPESSELDDESVLFLSDVIPTSYWSVEHSGVKKGDTVVVLGSGPIGLMTQKFAWLKGAKRVIAVDQVDHRLEHARKTNQVETYNFEEHEEIGSLLHEKTEGGADVVIDCVGMDGTVPPNKEFGSDRDNQFGTISPIVTASESVRKFGTVQLTGVYGTEANNFPLGDFFSRNVSLKMGQAPVIHLMPKLYEMIEDKTFDPTDIITHKIPLEDAAKGYDIFDKKEDENIKVVLQP
- a CDS encoding GNAT family N-acetyltransferase, with protein sequence MFKGDKVYLKPIALKEVEALHDLNVRNSDFFQQFSMSRSEDYYTIEGQKERIRQFNENREKDLGYHFGVYKNDEDTLIGTIDLFQVLRGSLQGAFIGYFLDQEHNGKGYMTEAVKLIVKYAFDELNLHRIEAGVMPHNIGSIRVLEKAGFHKEGIARKNVKINGKWEDHQVLAIINPQD
- a CDS encoding helix-turn-helix transcriptional regulator yields the protein MAAAPKHDVFQAVADPTRRELLKLLSQNDRALHELTEHFDMTRTAVSKHLRILSEANLVMGRKSGRNKIYQLHPEPLKEVKDWLAYYEKFWENKLNMLKHYVENDESDSNS
- a CDS encoding SRPBCC domain-containing protein; amino-acid sequence: MTVETIKQSSVFNAPIQKVWEAVATSEGIAEWFMPNDFKAELGHEFSLHSPYGISPCKVTELNPPNRLSFSWGKDWHVTFELKDLEGKTEFTLIHAGWDETKVTETGDTHADVRERMDHGWREAVLPRLKEYVEV
- a CDS encoding response regulator transcription factor, with translation MKRILIVDDEKKIRDVISSYLHKEGYVTVEADSGNEALKVLKATPIDFLILDLMLPDRSGEEVCRTIRQEHSLPILMLTAKVKEDDKIQGLSIGADDYMVKPFSPRELIMRVKTILRRANDDQLLAERISYNDGNLTIDQANHTVRFQGENLSLTPNEFKLLVVLAKHPGRIYTRNELIEKVLGFDFEGDTRTIDQHVKNLRYKIERNPKEPAYITTIYGIGYKFTGGRT